GGAATACATATAATGACGAGCGATGAAGCGTTGGAAATGGAACAGCTCCCAGCGTCTATGATCATCGTTGGTGGTGGAGTTATCGGTATGGAATGGGCATCCTTGTTAAGAGACTTTGGTGTGGATGTGACCGTAATCGAGTACGGGGATCGCATTTTGCCAACAGAGGATGCTGATATCAGTAAGGAATTAACTCGCATACTTAAAAAACGAAAAGTAAAAATCGTGACAAATGCAAAAGTAATGTCCGAAACCGCTCAGGTGGCGGAAGGTCAGGTAAGCGTACAAGCGGAGGTAAAGGGAGAAATTCAAACCTTTATCGCTGAAAAAATGCTCTTGTCTGTTGGCCGTCAAGCTAATGTAGATAATTTAGGCATAGAAGCCACTGAAATTAAGGTAGATCAGGGGCATATTGCAGTTAATTCTACCTATCAAACGGCTGAACCGCATATCTATGCAGTAGGAGACGTGATTGGTGGAATTCAATTGGCTCACGTAGCTGCTCACGAAGGAATTTTGGCCGTTGAGCATATGAATAATCGACCAGTGGAGACACTTGATCCGGCAAAGGTAGCCAAATGCACCTATAGCCGTCCCGAAGTAGCAAGTGTAGGCTTAAGTGAAGCAGAAGCGAAACAACAGGGTTATCGCGTTAAAACAGGCAAATTTAGTTTTAAATCACTAGGCAAAGCATTAGTTTTTGGAGAAAACGATGGATTTGTAAAATTAGTTGTC
The nucleotide sequence above comes from Brevibacillus laterosporus LMG 15441. Encoded proteins:
- the lpdA gene encoding dihydrolipoyl dehydrogenase, whose amino-acid sequence is MSQEFDLVVLGGGIGGYVAAIRATQLGMSVAIVEKDKMGGTCLHRGCIPSKALLRSAEVFATIKESEKYGVRTGNVELDFGLVQQRKRSITEQLHKGVEYLMSKGKIKIYQGFGRVMGPSIFSPQAGAVRIETTDGEQEIIVPRFLLIATGSRPRVLPGLNIDGIHIMTSDEALEMEQLPASMIIVGGGVIGMEWASLLRDFGVDVTVIEYGDRILPTEDADISKELTRILKKRKVKIVTNAKVMSETAQVAEGQVSVQAEVKGEIQTFIAEKMLLSVGRQANVDNLGIEATEIKVDQGHIAVNSTYQTAEPHIYAVGDVIGGIQLAHVAAHEGILAVEHMNNRPVETLDPAKVAKCTYSRPEVASVGLSEAEAKQQGYRVKTGKFSFKSLGKALVFGENDGFVKLVVDEQTNDVLGVHMIGPHVTEMISEGALARVLDATPWEIAHTIHPHPTLSEAFAEAALDVDNLAIHS